In Leptospira ellinghausenii, the following proteins share a genomic window:
- a CDS encoding YqgE/AlgH family protein has protein sequence MTDHPDSTRGKLLISNSSVIQDFFHKSVVLMVDHDDDGAFGLVLNKPTDQTMESLIKNLPDTVHSNKPVYAGGPVDNLFVSILHNGKQTSDPGVEVVPGIYMARSFDTMLEVLSSDQIQFRVLQGYAGWSSGQLESEFDRLSWVVSDLVDDSIVFKEDDSESIWREALRNKGGIYKYFVDHTKDPSLN, from the coding sequence ATGACAGATCATCCTGATTCAACGCGAGGAAAGTTACTCATTTCCAATTCTAGTGTGATTCAGGATTTTTTTCATAAATCCGTTGTCCTGATGGTAGACCATGATGACGACGGGGCCTTTGGTCTGGTTTTAAACAAACCTACTGATCAAACCATGGAATCGCTCATCAAAAACCTACCAGATACAGTTCATTCCAACAAACCGGTGTATGCTGGTGGACCTGTAGACAATTTGTTTGTATCAATTTTGCATAATGGAAAACAAACATCGGATCCAGGTGTAGAAGTGGTTCCAGGGATTTATATGGCACGAAGTTTTGATACAATGTTAGAAGTTTTATCTTCTGACCAAATCCAATTTCGTGTCTTACAAGGCTATGCTGGTTGGTCTTCTGGACAATTAGAAAGTGAATTTGACAGATTGTCTTGGGTTGTTTCTGATTTGGTAGATGATTCTATCGTATTTAAAGAAGATGATTCAGAATCGATTTGGCGAGAAGCTCTTCGAAATAAAGGTGGAATTTACAAATACTTTGTAGACCATACCAAAGATCCTTCCCTTAATTAA
- a CDS encoding SDR family NAD(P)-dependent oxidoreductase, translated as MKLSSKKIVLTNGSSDLGKELLSILLSQGALVVVGDVTPEEIPSHANLQKYKIDPSKPDQIERLIESAIETLDKIDVFIINSEELTFAEDDKENWNQLKHLFQTNSLGPIFAIQKLTNLISVGLHIISVSSNISIYPTPGYGLYGSSKLAFDYFWDSYRKQIGKSFQFSRVLADVPSNSRPNQLAKKVVQSILKPKRSRYESWKLWIQVLFLRILPFSHFFRSFYYRFRLKEEKKKKNSPSHSTFPTEV; from the coding sequence ATGAAACTTTCTTCTAAAAAAATTGTATTAACCAATGGATCATCTGATTTAGGAAAAGAACTTTTATCAATTTTACTTTCCCAAGGTGCCTTGGTAGTTGTTGGGGATGTTACTCCTGAAGAAATTCCAAGTCATGCAAATTTACAAAAATACAAAATAGATCCATCAAAACCTGATCAGATTGAGAGATTAATTGAATCTGCAATCGAAACATTAGATAAAATAGATGTGTTTATCATCAATTCAGAAGAATTAACATTTGCCGAAGATGATAAGGAAAATTGGAACCAACTAAAACATTTATTCCAAACAAATTCTCTCGGTCCCATTTTTGCGATTCAAAAGTTGACAAACCTTATCTCTGTTGGACTCCATATAATTTCTGTTAGTTCTAATATTTCCATTTATCCCACTCCTGGTTATGGATTGTACGGATCTTCCAAACTCGCTTTTGATTATTTTTGGGATTCTTACCGCAAACAAATTGGCAAATCATTCCAATTCTCACGTGTGTTGGCTGATGTGCCATCCAACTCAAGACCCAACCAACTGGCAAAAAAGGTAGTTCAGTCAATTTTGAAACCAAAACGATCTCGGTATGAATCTTGGAAACTTTGGATTCAGGTTCTTTTTCTTCGAATTTTACCTTTTTCACATTTTTTTCGCAGTTTCTATTATAGATTTCGCTTAAAAGAAGAGAAAAAAAAGAAAAATTCACCTTCTCACTCTACCTTTCCAACAGAAGTTTAA
- a CDS encoding circularly permuted type 2 ATP-grasp protein: MFIADYSAKNIYDEMFSNEGFPRKSYDFVKTKMESLGGIELLKRSSSAERALMSLGITFTLYGDGGEQERIMPFDVIPRIVPSEEWISIEKGLKQRILALNLFLNDIYGEQKILKDKIIPRDIIESSTGFLKQCIGLKPPKDIWIHITGTDLVRDGAGKFHVLEDNLRCPSGVSYVLENREVMKRTFPELFEKLTIRQVYDYPYHLRSMLENLTDVSDPVIAVWTPGVYNSAYYEHSFLAQKMGVYLVEGSDLVVENHKVYMKTTKGLRKVDVVYRRIDDTFMDPSSFREDSLLGVKGIFEAYKRGNVALANAPGTGVADDKVIYSYVPKIIKYYLGEDSIIPNVPTYLCSEDSDLKYVLDNIHNLVVKAANGAGGYGMIIGPKSSKQEQEDFKELIKADPRNYIAQPVLNLSTVPTLISDKIESRHVDLRPFILYGKDIYVMPGGLTRVALRKGSLVVNSSQGGGSKDTWVLG; this comes from the coding sequence ATGTTTATCGCAGACTATAGCGCAAAAAATATCTATGATGAGATGTTTTCCAATGAAGGATTTCCACGTAAAAGTTATGATTTTGTGAAAACAAAAATGGAAAGTTTAGGTGGGATTGAATTACTCAAACGTAGTAGTTCCGCCGAACGTGCATTAATGTCATTAGGGATCACCTTTACGTTGTATGGTGATGGTGGCGAACAAGAACGAATTATGCCCTTTGATGTGATTCCTCGTATTGTTCCAAGTGAGGAATGGATTAGTATTGAAAAAGGATTAAAACAAAGAATCCTTGCTCTGAATTTATTTTTAAATGATATTTATGGCGAACAAAAGATCCTTAAGGATAAAATCATTCCTCGGGACATCATTGAGTCAAGTACAGGTTTTCTCAAACAATGTATAGGTTTAAAACCACCAAAAGACATTTGGATTCATATTACAGGAACTGACCTAGTTCGTGATGGAGCCGGTAAATTTCATGTATTAGAAGATAACCTACGTTGCCCTTCTGGTGTTTCTTATGTATTGGAAAATCGTGAAGTGATGAAACGAACCTTTCCAGAACTTTTTGAAAAATTAACCATTCGACAAGTTTACGATTATCCTTACCACTTACGTTCTATGTTAGAAAATCTAACGGATGTTAGTGATCCGGTAATTGCAGTCTGGACACCGGGTGTATATAACTCAGCATATTATGAACATAGTTTTTTGGCTCAAAAGATGGGTGTATATTTGGTGGAAGGATCAGATCTTGTTGTGGAAAACCATAAGGTATACATGAAAACTACAAAAGGTCTCCGTAAAGTAGATGTCGTGTATCGAAGAATCGATGATACGTTTATGGATCCATCAAGTTTTCGTGAGGATTCTTTACTTGGAGTTAAAGGTATTTTCGAAGCATATAAACGAGGAAATGTTGCCCTTGCCAATGCACCAGGAACTGGTGTAGCAGATGATAAGGTAATTTATTCTTATGTGCCAAAGATCATCAAATATTACTTAGGTGAAGACTCTATCATTCCAAATGTTCCAACGTATTTATGTTCAGAAGATTCTGATCTAAAATATGTATTGGATAATATTCATAACTTAGTTGTCAAAGCGGCAAATGGTGCTGGTGGCTATGGTATGATCATTGGTCCAAAATCTTCTAAACAAGAACAGGAAGATTTTAAGGAATTAATTAAAGCGGATCCAAGAAACTATATCGCTCAACCAGTTTTAAATCTTTCAACAGTTCCCACATTAATTTCAGATAAAATTGAATCGAGACATGTGGATTTAAGACCGTTCATTTTGTACGGTAAAGATATCTATGTAATGCCTGGTGGATTGACACGCGTGGCATTACGTAAAGGTTCTTTAGTTGTGAATTCATCCCAGGGAGGCGGTTCAAAAGACACCTGGGTTTTAGGATAA
- a CDS encoding alpha-E domain-containing protein produces MLSRVAESVFWMNRYIERAENYSRFIDVNHQLSLDLNEEVPNQWLPLVHTTGDYELFAKKYAEPSPVNVIRFMTFEEENPNSIFQCLSKARENARTIRENISTSMWEVLNEFYLYVKDYRKLYLETNGDHGDTLSMGLSDFLSTVRKSCQSFYGCSDATISHDEVWNFALLGRFLERADKTTRILDMKYFILLPSVHDVGSTLDLLQWLSLLKSASAHEMYNRRYKKIDPTDIAEFLILNDTFPRSIIFCIQEMQEALEKISGLKEGLPRNSAQDATTVYLNRLRSENIKSIFDKGLHEYLDDIQIELNQIGSKIVERFFTN; encoded by the coding sequence ATGTTAAGCCGAGTTGCTGAATCTGTTTTTTGGATGAATCGTTATATTGAAAGAGCGGAGAACTATTCCCGCTTTATCGATGTCAATCATCAATTGTCTTTGGATTTAAATGAAGAAGTTCCAAACCAGTGGTTACCACTTGTGCATACGACTGGGGATTATGAATTATTTGCCAAAAAATATGCAGAACCTTCTCCCGTAAATGTGATTCGATTTATGACCTTTGAAGAAGAGAATCCAAATTCTATTTTTCAATGTTTATCGAAAGCACGTGAAAATGCCCGCACAATTCGTGAAAACATTTCCACATCAATGTGGGAAGTATTAAATGAATTTTACCTTTATGTAAAAGACTATCGTAAACTCTATTTGGAAACGAATGGAGATCATGGAGATACTTTGTCCATGGGACTTTCGGATTTTTTAAGTACAGTTCGCAAAAGTTGCCAAAGTTTTTATGGATGTTCTGATGCTACGATCTCTCACGATGAAGTTTGGAATTTTGCTTTATTAGGAAGATTTTTAGAACGCGCTGATAAAACCACTCGTATCTTAGATATGAAGTATTTTATCCTTCTTCCATCAGTGCATGATGTAGGATCTACATTGGATTTACTACAGTGGTTATCGTTACTAAAATCTGCAAGCGCACATGAAATGTACAATCGTAGGTATAAAAAAATCGATCCTACTGATATTGCAGAGTTTTTAATCTTAAATGATACTTTCCCAAGATCAATTATCTTTTGTATCCAAGAGATGCAAGAAGCCTTGGAAAAAATTTCGGGATTAAAGGAAGGGTTACCTCGAAATTCTGCTCAAGATGCAACAACAGTTTATTTAAATAGATTACGATCTGAAAATATCAAATCCATTTTTGATAAAGGATTACACGAATATCTGGATGATATTCAAATTGAACTCAATCAAATCGGATCGAAGATTGTAGAACGATTTTTTACCAACTAA
- a CDS encoding transglutaminase family protein has protein sequence MSIRVALTHITTYQYDKSISLSPHVIRLRPAPHTKNHIVSYSLNILPEQKFLNWQQDPFGNYLARLVFPEKTNILQVAVDLVTDLKVINPFDFFVEEYAENYPFSYDKILKKELTPYLKPKKPGKFLSAYLKSIKIEKKRVVEFLVALNAKVYNDIGYVIRMEPGVQSTEVTLSKRMGSCRDSAYLLVQILRHLGLAARFVSGYLIQLKADVKSLDGPSGTEVDFTDLHAWAEVYLPGAGWVGLDPTSGLFTGEGHIPLAATPEPESAGPIYGFAEKAKMEFSFSMHVERVLETPRVTLPYLEEDWNRILKLGDSINKRIKKNDIRLTIGGEPTFVSTENREAPEWNFDALGFEKYSKSEQLIKRLGKHFAEGGLLQYGQGKWYPGEPIPRWAMISYWRKDKEPLWTNPHLLADDRYTGSANTDDARKFVSSLVKYLNVSSSSVLPAYEDNLYYLWQESNLPEETETLLDNLNSYDVLERERIIRVLDQGLHKEVGYVLPLDYDAFQKVWVSDEWKFRRKKMFLIPGDSPIGLRLPLQSLGGKSYYTNPEDPFSPKSPLPKVKELSQYPLTMTNVSYPWGGVHTRTALCVEPRNGNLRVFLPPIQSLEGWLHLIYAIEQTALETDLPIVIEGYEAPKDPRLNRFKITPDPGVIEVNFHPSSQFEEIVEKTKILYEEAYQLRLTAEKFLIDGRHSGTGGGNHITLGGETASDSPFLRKPSLLRSVVSYWQNHPGLSYLFSGLFIGPTSQSPRVDEARNDSLHELKIAFQQIDSSKTTPPWLLDRLLRNILIDVTGNTHRTEISIDKLFDPGSPTGRLGLIEMRAFEMPPHFQMSVVQQAFMMAIICKFWEEPYYGNTINWNTELHDRYMLPYFVYRDFKEVIFDLQNQGFSFLSKDFDPFFEFRFPQYGVCYLDGMEIELRMALEPWNVLGEENTSQGTSRGVDSATERVQVKIKGFHPERYKLSCNGYEVPLQATSVQNEFVAGVRFKAWNPVFTLHPQLPSQQSLVFDVYDTWNHRSLGGCTYHVSHPGGLSYQTIPINAYEAESRRISRFWTHGHKIGKSLPPVRLENKAFPCTLDLRMVTSK, from the coding sequence ATGAGTATACGAGTTGCCTTAACCCACATCACAACATACCAGTATGATAAATCGATATCACTATCTCCACATGTAATTCGATTACGACCTGCACCGCATACAAAGAATCATATTGTTTCCTATTCTTTAAATATTTTGCCTGAACAAAAATTTTTGAACTGGCAACAAGATCCATTTGGCAACTACCTGGCCCGTTTGGTGTTTCCAGAAAAAACCAATATTTTGCAAGTGGCAGTTGATTTGGTAACCGATTTGAAGGTTATCAATCCATTTGATTTTTTTGTCGAAGAGTATGCAGAAAATTATCCATTTTCATATGACAAAATATTAAAAAAAGAACTCACTCCATATCTCAAACCTAAAAAACCAGGAAAATTTCTATCAGCTTACCTCAAGTCGATCAAAATAGAGAAAAAAAGGGTCGTTGAATTTCTTGTGGCACTGAATGCAAAAGTATACAATGACATCGGTTATGTGATACGGATGGAACCTGGAGTTCAATCCACTGAAGTTACTCTTTCCAAACGAATGGGTTCTTGTCGTGACTCCGCATATTTACTCGTACAGATATTAAGGCATCTTGGACTTGCTGCTCGTTTTGTTTCTGGTTATCTCATCCAATTAAAGGCAGATGTAAAATCATTAGATGGTCCATCAGGTACAGAGGTAGATTTTACAGACCTTCATGCGTGGGCAGAAGTATACTTACCAGGAGCAGGTTGGGTAGGACTTGATCCCACATCAGGGTTATTCACAGGAGAAGGCCATATCCCTCTAGCAGCCACTCCAGAACCTGAATCAGCTGGTCCCATCTATGGATTTGCTGAAAAAGCAAAAATGGAATTTTCATTCTCTATGCACGTGGAACGAGTATTGGAAACTCCTAGAGTCACATTACCTTATTTGGAAGAAGATTGGAATCGTATTCTAAAGTTAGGTGATTCAATTAACAAACGAATCAAAAAGAATGATATTCGATTAACAATTGGTGGCGAACCTACTTTTGTTTCTACGGAAAATAGAGAAGCCCCGGAGTGGAATTTTGATGCTCTTGGGTTTGAAAAGTATTCCAAATCGGAACAACTCATCAAACGATTGGGAAAACATTTTGCAGAAGGAGGATTACTGCAATATGGACAAGGGAAATGGTATCCAGGAGAACCAATTCCAAGGTGGGCAATGATTTCTTATTGGCGCAAAGATAAGGAACCATTATGGACAAACCCTCATTTACTTGCTGATGATCGTTATACAGGATCGGCAAACACCGATGATGCGAGAAAATTTGTTTCGAGTTTAGTCAAATATCTAAATGTATCTTCTAGTTCTGTTTTACCTGCTTATGAAGATAATTTATATTATTTATGGCAAGAATCTAACTTACCAGAAGAGACCGAAACTTTATTGGATAATCTAAATTCATATGATGTTTTGGAAAGAGAACGGATTATAAGAGTTTTAGACCAAGGCCTTCATAAAGAAGTCGGATATGTTTTACCTTTGGATTATGATGCATTTCAAAAGGTTTGGGTATCGGATGAATGGAAATTTCGCAGAAAAAAAATGTTCTTAATTCCTGGTGATTCACCAATTGGATTGCGATTACCATTACAATCATTAGGTGGAAAATCGTATTATACAAATCCTGAGGATCCATTTTCGCCTAAATCACCCCTTCCAAAGGTAAAAGAATTAAGCCAATACCCATTAACTATGACAAACGTAAGTTATCCATGGGGTGGAGTTCACACTCGCACAGCACTTTGTGTAGAACCTAGGAATGGGAATTTAAGAGTATTTTTGCCTCCAATCCAATCCTTAGAAGGTTGGTTACATTTGATTTATGCCATTGAACAAACAGCTTTAGAGACAGATTTACCAATTGTAATTGAAGGATACGAAGCTCCTAAAGATCCAAGGTTAAATCGATTTAAGATCACACCCGATCCAGGTGTGATTGAAGTTAATTTTCATCCTTCGAGTCAGTTTGAAGAAATTGTAGAAAAAACAAAAATTCTATATGAAGAAGCATATCAGTTAAGACTGACTGCTGAAAAATTTTTAATTGATGGTAGGCATTCTGGGACAGGTGGTGGAAATCATATCACGTTAGGTGGTGAGACTGCGAGTGACAGTCCATTTTTAAGAAAACCATCCTTGCTTAGAAGTGTTGTATCTTATTGGCAAAATCATCCAGGGCTTTCCTACTTATTCTCTGGTTTATTCATTGGACCAACCTCACAATCACCGAGAGTTGATGAAGCAAGGAATGATTCATTACATGAATTAAAAATTGCCTTTCAACAAATTGATTCTAGTAAAACAACTCCGCCTTGGTTATTGGATCGATTATTAAGGAATATATTGATCGATGTAACAGGAAATACACATAGAACAGAAATATCGATAGATAAATTATTCGATCCAGGATCTCCAACCGGCCGTCTTGGGTTAATTGAAATGAGAGCATTTGAAATGCCACCTCATTTTCAAATGAGTGTAGTCCAACAAGCTTTTATGATGGCGATCATTTGTAAGTTTTGGGAAGAACCATACTATGGAAATACGATCAATTGGAACACAGAACTGCATGATCGATATATGTTACCTTATTTCGTCTATAGGGATTTTAAAGAAGTTATCTTCGATTTACAAAACCAAGGTTTTTCATTTTTATCAAAAGATTTTGATCCTTTTTTTGAGTTTCGATTTCCTCAATATGGAGTTTGTTACTTAGATGGAATGGAAATTGAATTGAGAATGGCTCTTGAACCCTGGAATGTGTTAGGTGAGGAGAATACTTCTCAAGGAACATCTCGAGGTGTTGATTCAGCCACTGAAAGAGTACAAGTGAAAATAAAAGGATTTCATCCTGAACGTTACAAACTCAGCTGTAATGGTTATGAAGTTCCATTACAGGCAACTTCTGTACAGAATGAGTTTGTTGCAGGTGTTCGTTTTAAAGCTTGGAATCCTGTTTTTACTTTACATCCACAATTGCCATCCCAACAATCATTGGTATTCGATGTTTACGATACTTGGAATCATCGCTCGCTCGGAGGTTGTACTTACCATGTTTCACACCCTGGGGGTTTATCTTACCAAACAATTCCAATTAATGCTTATGAAGCGGAATCCAGAAGGATTTCTCGATTTTGGACTCACGGTCATAAAATAGGAAAAAGTTTGCCACCTGTTCGTTTGGAAAATAAAGCCTTTCCATGTACCTTAGATTTACGTATGGTTACTTCTAAGTAA
- a CDS encoding circularly permuted type 2 ATP-grasp protein — protein MMTKDPYHLIDNYKTIPGVYDELYDADGQIRNKYKFLVKSFQELGPAELINRRRDTDRILRENGVTYNLYQSEQIEAKERPWELDLFPLVMESEEWRILERGLNQRADLLDALVRDVYSKRRLLYEKKIPAEILFNESSFLRACDGMYDSNHFLAKNPALLFFVCDLIRAADGNFYVLNDRVQAPSGSGYSLENRIVLSRIFPSMYRDAMVHRVAVYFRSLRKSLTQLSGVSGKEPVIVLLTPGPSNETYFEHAYLAGYLGYTLVQGEDLTVRKNKVYMKTVEGLQQVDLILRRVDDDFMDPLELKGDSLLGVPGLLESVRSGNVKIANPIGTGFLENRALLPFYSELCRFYLGEDLLLPMAPTYWLGNKEQFHLVLQNPEKYVFKTVSRTDEETPVTFVELSGERKDSFLEKLNHAPKRFIAQEMIESATVPVLGDSGFRPGRAIMRTFVSSSGSGYQTMAGGLVRVSPSLDEFFITSQRGAWSKDLWVLSTETQKEESLLVPKSDQILISRKSSGVPSRVADNLFWLARYLERSENQTRVIREAVFKILQVEDGYEKESLENILKLVTHVTNSYPGFLGDDSGELFANPFPELQRLTVDKNIVGSLGFHLRSLVIASKSVRDRLSDDMKKILLHLEDQSSHNIESYDQIIDFLQKIIVNLSSLTGLSFENMSREAGWYFLNLGRRIERSINMILMLQGMIQWKSFEDKSSFETFLRISDIRLTYNRRYSGKIDQESVLDILLFDTTNPRSLAYQLEQINSDLQFLPGKDKKIVYSEDRAALQLYTHFKMKDIAIFFESETPLTAVSVWLEELHGYLRLLSDALSSRYFNYTEEQTRIGDTNG, from the coding sequence ATGATGACTAAAGATCCATATCATCTAATTGATAATTATAAAACCATTCCTGGTGTGTATGATGAGTTGTATGACGCTGATGGTCAAATTCGAAACAAATATAAATTCTTAGTCAAATCTTTCCAAGAGTTAGGACCTGCTGAATTAATCAATCGTAGACGCGATACTGATCGAATCTTAAGAGAAAATGGAGTTACTTATAATCTCTATCAGTCAGAACAAATTGAAGCTAAAGAAAGACCTTGGGAACTCGATTTATTTCCTTTGGTGATGGAAAGTGAAGAGTGGAGAATTTTAGAAAGGGGATTAAACCAAAGAGCAGATTTATTAGATGCCCTTGTCCGTGATGTATATTCGAAAAGAAGGTTGTTATATGAGAAGAAAATTCCGGCAGAAATTTTGTTCAATGAATCATCTTTTTTGCGTGCTTGTGATGGGATGTATGATTCAAATCATTTTTTAGCAAAAAATCCAGCATTATTATTCTTTGTTTGTGATTTGATCCGAGCAGCTGACGGAAATTTTTACGTATTAAATGACAGAGTGCAAGCTCCATCTGGTTCAGGGTATTCATTAGAAAATAGAATTGTTCTGTCTCGAATTTTTCCAAGTATGTATCGAGATGCGATGGTTCATCGTGTTGCAGTTTATTTTCGATCCCTTCGAAAATCCTTAACGCAGTTATCCGGTGTTAGTGGAAAAGAACCAGTTATTGTTTTGTTAACTCCTGGTCCATCCAATGAAACTTATTTTGAACATGCATATCTCGCAGGATATTTGGGTTACACTCTTGTACAAGGTGAAGATTTAACGGTTCGAAAGAATAAAGTGTATATGAAAACCGTTGAAGGGTTACAACAAGTAGATTTGATTTTACGCAGAGTAGATGATGATTTTATGGACCCTCTAGAACTTAAGGGGGATTCTTTATTAGGAGTACCTGGTTTATTAGAATCGGTACGTTCCGGAAATGTAAAAATTGCAAATCCAATCGGAACTGGATTTTTAGAAAATCGTGCGCTATTACCTTTTTATTCTGAGTTGTGTAGATTTTACTTAGGTGAGGATTTATTACTGCCTATGGCACCTACATATTGGTTGGGTAATAAAGAACAATTTCATTTGGTTTTACAAAACCCAGAGAAATATGTTTTTAAAACAGTATCAAGAACTGATGAAGAAACTCCAGTTACCTTTGTTGAACTCAGTGGAGAAAGAAAAGATAGTTTTTTAGAAAAATTAAATCATGCTCCAAAAAGATTCATCGCTCAAGAAATGATTGAATCTGCCACTGTTCCAGTGTTAGGTGATAGTGGGTTTCGTCCTGGCCGTGCCATTATGAGAACTTTTGTATCTTCTTCTGGATCTGGTTACCAAACTATGGCTGGAGGTCTTGTTCGAGTTTCTCCTTCCCTTGATGAATTTTTTATTACAAGCCAACGTGGTGCTTGGAGTAAAGACTTGTGGGTACTGTCCACTGAAACTCAGAAAGAAGAATCATTACTTGTACCTAAATCGGACCAAATCTTGATCTCTCGAAAAAGTTCGGGTGTTCCAAGTAGAGTTGCAGACAATTTGTTTTGGTTAGCACGTTATCTAGAAAGATCAGAAAATCAAACAAGAGTGATACGAGAGGCAGTTTTCAAAATCCTTCAGGTTGAAGATGGATATGAAAAAGAATCTTTAGAAAATATTTTGAAATTGGTAACACATGTTACAAATAGTTATCCAGGCTTTTTAGGTGACGATTCTGGAGAACTTTTTGCAAATCCATTCCCAGAGTTACAACGTTTGACAGTTGATAAAAATATTGTTGGAAGTTTGGGTTTTCACTTAAGGAGTTTGGTGATTGCTTCAAAATCAGTAAGAGATCGTTTGTCAGATGATATGAAAAAAATCCTTCTTCATTTGGAAGATCAATCTTCACATAATATTGAATCATATGACCAAATCATTGATTTCCTCCAAAAAATTATTGTTAACTTATCTTCTCTTACAGGTTTATCATTTGAAAATATGAGTCGTGAAGCAGGTTGGTACTTCTTAAACTTAGGAAGAAGAATTGAACGATCAATTAACATGATTTTGATGTTGCAAGGTATGATCCAATGGAAAAGTTTTGAAGACAAATCTTCCTTTGAGACATTCTTAAGAATCAGTGACATACGCCTCACATACAATCGAAGGTATTCTGGAAAAATTGACCAAGAATCTGTCTTAGACATACTACTGTTTGATACAACCAATCCAAGATCATTGGCTTATCAATTGGAACAGATCAATAGTGATTTACAATTTTTACCAGGTAAAGATAAAAAAATTGTTTATTCAGAAGATAGAGCTGCGTTGCAATTGTATACCCATTTTAAAATGAAGGATATAGCCATATTCTTCGAATCAGAAACTCCATTAACGGCAGTTTCAGTATGGTTAGAAGAGTTACACGGGTATTTAAGACTTTTATCAGATGCACTTTCTTCACGGTACTTCAATTACACAGAAGAACAAACTAGAATTGGTGATACCAATGGCTGA
- a CDS encoding transglutaminase family protein: protein MADFRVIHKTKYSYDDLVAYCHNMAHMYPLTTNHQDCYRTHVTVNPKPVVSSFRRDYFGNQVFLFSVEDPHRFLEVVVESTVRTHQSFDFDLSKSTPWESIYEIIHESTLDADLQAIEFLQPSPYISSKSTYADFAKFLFSEYKPVYVAALELTRYIFENFKYDPKATNINTPLEQVLMEKKGVCQDFSHLMIATLRSLKIPCRYVSGYLETFPPPGTQKLQGSDATHAWVSVYCPTLGWLDFDPTNGKLITEEYIITAIGRDYSDVSPLKGILFGGGKHKLKVEVDVIREQI, encoded by the coding sequence ATGGCTGATTTTAGAGTGATACATAAAACAAAATACAGTTATGATGATTTAGTCGCTTATTGTCATAACATGGCACATATGTATCCTTTGACAACAAACCATCAGGATTGTTACAGAACTCATGTAACAGTAAATCCTAAACCGGTTGTGTCTTCCTTTCGAAGGGATTATTTTGGAAACCAAGTGTTTTTATTTTCGGTTGAGGACCCACATCGCTTTTTAGAAGTAGTAGTTGAGTCAACTGTAAGAACACATCAAAGTTTTGATTTTGATTTATCAAAATCTACTCCTTGGGAGAGTATTTATGAAATCATCCATGAGTCAACACTTGATGCCGATCTACAAGCAATTGAGTTTCTTCAACCTTCTCCATATATTTCTTCGAAATCAACTTATGCGGATTTTGCTAAATTTCTATTTAGTGAATACAAACCAGTGTATGTCGCGGCTCTTGAACTAACGAGATATATTTTTGAAAATTTTAAATATGATCCAAAGGCAACTAATATTAATACTCCACTAGAACAAGTGTTAATGGAGAAAAAAGGTGTTTGTCAGGACTTTTCTCACCTGATGATTGCCACTTTACGTTCATTAAAAATTCCATGTCGTTATGTAAGCGGGTATTTAGAAACGTTTCCTCCTCCTGGAACTCAAAAATTACAGGGTAGTGATGCAACGCATGCTTGGGTATCCGTGTATTGCCCAACACTCGGTTGGTTGGATTTTGATCCTACGAATGGAAAATTGATTACGGAAGAATACATCATTACAGCAATAGGTCGAGATTATTCAGACGTTTCCCCTCTAAAAGGGATTTTGTTTGGCGGTGGTAAACACAAATTGAAAGTTGAAGTTGATGTGATCCGCGAGCAAATATGA
- a CDS encoding Spx/MgsR family RNA polymerase-binding regulatory protein: MGRSKLKVYEYSGCSTCRNALKYLNSKKIEFEQIPIRETPPSVTELKKAKQYLGDIKKLFNTSGKDYRDGNWKEKLGKLNEDQIYKELSSNGNLVKRPFVVGDGWYLVGFKEGEWGEQF, translated from the coding sequence ATGGGTCGATCCAAACTGAAAGTTTACGAATATTCTGGCTGTAGTACGTGCAGAAATGCACTCAAATATTTAAATTCCAAAAAAATCGAATTTGAACAAATTCCCATTCGCGAAACTCCACCCTCAGTTACTGAATTAAAGAAAGCAAAACAATACTTAGGTGATATTAAAAAACTTTTTAATACCTCTGGCAAAGATTACCGCGATGGAAATTGGAAAGAAAAATTGGGAAAACTTAACGAAGACCAAATTTATAAAGAACTATCCTCAAATGGAAATTTAGTGAAAAGGCCGTTTGTCGTTGGAGACGGATGGTATTTGGTAGGCTTTAAGGAAGGGGAATGGGGGGAACAGTTTTAG